From the genome of Nodosilinea sp. FACHB-141, one region includes:
- a CDS encoding SPFH domain-containing protein — protein MPAVPVIGQSGGRALGGGAIAVLIFVVLLTIWGVNALVQICDPNKILIISGRKYRRADGQTLGYRVIYGGRTFRIPILETVKTMDLTTMPVPIEVTNAYSKGGTPLDIQAIANVKIARDEVLVGNAIERFLGRGREEISRVARETLEGNLRGVVATLTPEQLNEDRLQFAERIASDVRNDLVKLGLQLDTLKIQSVADQVDYLNSIGRRQIANVVRDAEIAESNAVAEAEQIEADSSREAEVAKTQARTVIQEKENELRRITAEVEKQARIEEERTLTAAEEARARAQRELQAIRAHLEQARLEVEKVLPAKAQQRAQEFQARGAAATLEENAKASAQASQMLVQVWQETGVDASQIFLVQQLEMVLKEAGRIPGRLHLGQVNVIDNGDGKAIASLLNAYPEMVKQFLRQSEDILGIPLAAISPLTPPPPTPPSLPSEQTP, from the coding sequence ATGCCAGCGGTGCCGGTGATTGGGCAGAGCGGGGGGCGGGCCTTAGGAGGTGGGGCGATCGCCGTCCTGATCTTTGTGGTGCTGCTCACCATCTGGGGCGTCAATGCCTTGGTGCAGATCTGCGACCCTAACAAAATCTTGATTATCTCCGGGCGCAAGTACCGCCGCGCCGATGGTCAGACCTTGGGTTACCGGGTGATCTACGGCGGGCGCACCTTTCGCATTCCCATTCTCGAAACGGTCAAAACCATGGATTTGACCACCATGCCAGTGCCGATTGAGGTCACCAATGCCTACTCGAAGGGGGGCACGCCGCTGGATATTCAGGCGATCGCCAACGTCAAGATTGCCCGCGATGAGGTGCTGGTCGGTAATGCGATCGAGCGCTTTTTGGGCCGAGGTCGCGAAGAAATTTCTCGGGTGGCGCGCGAAACCCTGGAGGGCAACCTGCGCGGTGTGGTAGCCACCCTCACCCCCGAACAGCTGAACGAAGACCGGCTCCAGTTCGCCGAGCGCATTGCCAGCGATGTGCGCAACGACCTAGTCAAACTGGGGTTGCAGCTCGACACCCTCAAGATTCAGAGCGTCGCCGACCAGGTTGACTACCTCAACTCCATTGGGCGGCGGCAGATCGCCAACGTGGTGCGCGATGCCGAAATTGCTGAATCTAACGCCGTTGCCGAAGCCGAGCAAATTGAGGCCGACAGCAGCCGCGAGGCCGAAGTGGCCAAAACCCAGGCTCGCACCGTAATTCAAGAAAAAGAAAACGAGCTGCGCCGCATCACTGCCGAGGTCGAAAAGCAGGCCCGCATTGAAGAAGAGCGCACCCTGACCGCCGCCGAAGAGGCCCGCGCCCGCGCCCAGCGAGAACTCCAAGCGATTCGCGCCCACCTGGAACAGGCCCGCCTCGAGGTGGAAAAGGTGCTGCCCGCCAAGGCCCAGCAGCGCGCCCAAGAGTTTCAGGCCCGAGGGGCCGCCGCCACCCTTGAAGAAAACGCTAAGGCTTCGGCCCAGGCCAGCCAAATGCTGGTTCAGGTCTGGCAAGAAACCGGGGTGGATGCCTCCCAAATCTTTTTGGTGCAGCAGCTCGAAATGGTGCTCAAAGAGGCAGGGCGAATTCCCGGTCGGCTGCACCTGGGACAGGTGAACGTGATCGACAACGGCGACGGCAAGGCGATCGCATCGCTCCTCAACGCCTATCCCGAAATGGTGAAGCAGTTTTTGCGCCAGTCCGAAGATATCCTCGGCATTCCTCTCGCCGCCATCTCCCCCCTCACCCCTCCACCCCCCACTCCCCCATCCCTACCCTCGGAGCAAACTCCATGA
- a CDS encoding NfeD family protein: protein MLIYGLCFVVGGIFVLLAAVGGLDGIDIDTNFDFDVEASASVDDIDAGTQIDQTLTALRDRWWLPFLSLRFWTFALCFFGLTGLLINLVQPNLVGWLGALIALLMGLFCGLVAALVLRSLGRQSVSSLIRPETLTGQIAIVEIPFDTNSRGKVSLSIAGSTVSFFAITQEEREFHVGETVLVVGMEHNKLWVAAAEGLRE from the coding sequence ATGCTGATCTACGGTCTGTGTTTTGTCGTCGGGGGCATTTTTGTCTTGCTGGCTGCCGTCGGCGGGTTGGATGGCATAGACATCGACACCAATTTTGACTTCGATGTTGAAGCATCTGCCAGTGTTGACGACATTGACGCGGGCACCCAGATTGACCAAACGCTGACGGCTCTGCGCGATCGCTGGTGGCTGCCCTTTCTCAGCCTGCGGTTTTGGACCTTTGCCCTCTGCTTTTTTGGTCTGACAGGGCTATTGATCAACCTGGTACAGCCCAACTTGGTGGGGTGGCTAGGTGCGCTAATTGCACTGCTGATGGGTCTGTTTTGTGGCCTGGTGGCGGCGCTGGTGCTGCGATCGCTCGGTCGGCAGTCGGTCAGTAGCCTGATTCGTCCCGAAACCCTGACAGGCCAGATCGCCATAGTGGAAATTCCCTTTGATACCAACAGCCGAGGCAAAGTCAGCCTCAGCATTGCCGGCTCGACCGTCAGCTTTTTTGCCATTACCCAGGAAGAACGCGAGTTTCACGTCGGCGAAACGGTGCTGGTGGTGGGGATGGAGCATAACAAGCTATGGGTGGCAGCGGCGGAGGGGTTGAGGGAGTAG
- a CDS encoding flotillin family protein, producing the protein MSLIFTLLVVMFGATGSLLLIIKNLYYICQPSEVLIFAGDRRTVGDGHSVGYRLVKGGSSIRKPLLEKTFRMELTNMIIELKVASAYSKGGIPLNVDGVANIKIAGEEPAIHNAIERLLGKSREEIEKIARETLEGNLRGVLATLTPEQVNEDKMAFVRNLLDEADDDLAQLGLILDNLQIQNISDDVGYLNSIGRKQRADLLRDARIAEAEAKTQSALQAAENLKRTSLRQIEAKIEITRADADRRLQNALSQRQAAISEAESEIAAEVARTEAELAVQRERRNQVEQQLQADVIAPAAASCQQAQARAKGDAASIVEDGRARAEGIRELATTWKAAGDHAREIFLFQKLESLLANLVDTVPDVQVESITVIDPGRGGNATKLASFMEQMKQTTGLDLAQTLQNLGGGSVSQGALATKLDADTNQD; encoded by the coding sequence ATGAGCCTCATCTTCACCCTCCTGGTGGTCATGTTTGGGGCCACCGGCAGCCTGCTGCTGATCATCAAAAACCTCTACTACATCTGCCAGCCCAGCGAAGTGCTGATCTTTGCAGGCGATCGCCGCACCGTCGGCGATGGGCACAGCGTCGGCTATCGCCTAGTCAAGGGTGGCAGCAGCATTCGCAAACCCCTGCTCGAAAAGACGTTCCGTATGGAACTCACCAACATGATCATCGAGCTGAAGGTAGCCAGCGCCTACTCCAAGGGCGGCATCCCCCTCAACGTGGATGGCGTGGCTAACATCAAAATTGCGGGTGAAGAACCGGCGATTCACAATGCGATCGAGCGCCTGCTGGGCAAGAGCCGCGAAGAGATCGAAAAAATTGCCCGCGAAACCTTAGAGGGCAATCTGCGAGGCGTGCTGGCCACCCTTACCCCTGAACAGGTGAACGAAGACAAAATGGCCTTTGTCCGCAACCTGCTCGACGAAGCCGACGACGACTTAGCCCAGCTCGGCCTCATCCTCGACAACCTGCAAATTCAAAATATCTCCGACGACGTTGGCTACCTCAACTCGATCGGTCGCAAACAGCGGGCCGATCTGCTGCGCGACGCCCGCATTGCTGAAGCCGAGGCCAAGACCCAATCGGCCCTGCAAGCCGCCGAGAACCTCAAACGCACCTCCCTGCGCCAGATTGAGGCCAAAATAGAGATCACCCGCGCCGATGCCGATCGCCGCCTGCAAAACGCCCTCAGCCAGCGCCAGGCCGCCATCTCCGAAGCCGAGTCTGAGATCGCTGCCGAAGTCGCCCGCACCGAAGCCGAACTCGCCGTCCAGCGCGAACGCCGCAACCAGGTCGAGCAGCAGCTCCAGGCCGATGTGATTGCCCCCGCCGCTGCCTCTTGCCAGCAGGCCCAGGCCCGCGCCAAAGGCGACGCCGCCAGCATTGTCGAAGATGGTCGCGCCCGCGCCGAAGGCATTCGCGAACTGGCTACCACTTGGAAGGCCGCAGGCGACCACGCCCGAGAAATCTTTCTCTTTCAAAAACTGGAGTCACTGCTGGCGAATTTGGTCGACACCGTGCCCGACGTGCAGGTCGAAAGCATCACCGTGATCGATCCGGGGCGGGGCGGCAATGCCACCAAGCTGGCCTCGTTCATGGAGCAGATGAAGCAGACCACGGGGCTAGATTTAGCCCAGACGTTGCAGAATTTAGGTGGCGGCAGCGTTTCGCAGGGGGCACTAGCCACCAAACTAGATGCTGATACAAATCAGGACTAA
- a CDS encoding DUF4347 domain-containing protein, translating into MFQHAQSVVFIDASVSDVPHLVSGVLPGVAVKVLAADVDGVAQITNYLEAYPASTVHIVSHGAPGVLYLGNTQLNLTNLENYAQALRSWFSPQASNPTLLLYGCNVAAGDAGEELIEKLHQLTGADIAASRQVIGQGYWSLEVSPTQTTALAPFSTPVLASWAGKLAPIINNLSNSSYSEQGPAYILDNDITFSGGTNYKNGYIEFSLGTATSFDFLTLATDGSPAIGNGQISIVGNAVYVGNGSAASVIGNVDSTFDGQNGQKLRINFSAGFENGNFNLGTSGSTTITGWTGVNQQVRFGIDTIAGLPTPVDTTFPGNNVDRGQNIPQNPGTFSTVLSSTQNDGGGNSVQLRSTGITTKTGYDIVRGPSIYSNGTVQLSVGDQVSFEWQAQGGGDAYDVYGYLVDVNTNNIVTILNQTGNSDTASTTWAKQTVNITQSGEYRFVFVAGTFDFTGGRAAGAQLFIDDVVVTQAVPPVNPNDSILSAIAQRVQYNNTSDAPETSKTLTVSAKNNLGETASGTATITITPVNDLPTGTVTINGTLAQGQTLTANTSTLADADGLGTLNYQWQQSTDGITWATIAGATANTFTLTQAQVNQFVRSQVSYTDGDGSLETVNSNATAAKVNGAPTGGVTVAGTVEQGSLLTATSTLGDPNGLGTLNYQWQQSTDGMTWTTISGATASTFTLTQAQVGQFVRSQVSYTDGGGNLETVNSNATATKVANVNDAPMGGIAASGTATQNAVLTVDTSALSDADGLGALNYQWQQSTDGTTWTAITGATASTFTLTQAQVGQFVRSQVSYTDGGGTLETVFSNATATTIANVNDAPGGLSLAKVYRTSIDGYIDNFEVYNPTTNVWKTLNPIATSTQLAVSSNNELYMLNDNTNIIQRYNPDTDTWVDVQAGPNVNWDYGNLEVTNNNEFILTAQGQTTLYYTQGGTWNSLALPGGASTAADYDPVTGKFVVGQFSQYGAWEVNLATGTITTFSVGGQIDSGETRRFGEIYDGRYYSQGYNYPIYAYDLANNTLALQQVSPAYNSVGNWLSAAVDAGEGLFYLNGFNSTNFSSWDPVTNTFVALAPALTASGHNTLAATSVGAPVTLSGAPQQNSVLTANTSNLVDLDGLGVLNYQWQQSSDGITWTAIAGATASTFTLTQERVGQFVRARVSYVDGFGAAEEVFSAPTASKIANVNDLPTGGVTLTGNAEQGSLLTATPTPDFGDLDGLGTLNYQWQQSSDGTTWTTIAGATASTFTLTQAQVGQFVRSQVSFTDGGGSLETVNSNATAAKVANVNDAPTGGVTLNGTGTQGQTLTANTSNLSDADGLGTLNYQWQQSTDGNTWTTIAGATANTFTLTQAQVNQFVRSQVSYTDGGGSLETVNSNATAAKVANVNDAPTGSVTVNGTVAQGQILTANTSTLADADGLGTLSYQWKQSSDGITWSNIAGATGNTFSPRNAQVSQFLQVAVSYVDGQGTSESLTSAPTSGSVAKFNATSDFNNDGSVDIFWRHQSAGQTVFWLMDNINFAGGDFLSPTIEVKDVNWDIKALGDLNGDGKADLVWQNKATNQAAVWLMDGVNLTSGALLPNDAASGWKVVESGNFNKDTNVDKKDDLLWRNANTGELAVWFMNGTNFVSGEFITVNAGLDWEVGAVGDFTKDGKTDIFWENRITGANVFWEMDGATFVKSHQTTAAAAEWKAKGAADFNQDGNLDLLWHNPGTGENALWLMNGTNLVEGVTTLPTTDVSWNPVV; encoded by the coding sequence ATGTTTCAGCATGCCCAGTCCGTTGTTTTTATTGATGCCAGTGTTAGCGACGTTCCGCACCTCGTAAGTGGGGTGTTGCCTGGGGTTGCTGTCAAGGTGTTAGCTGCCGATGTGGATGGTGTTGCTCAGATTACCAACTACCTTGAGGCTTACCCTGCCAGCACTGTGCATATTGTCTCCCACGGTGCTCCTGGTGTTTTGTATTTGGGTAACACTCAGCTCAATCTGACTAATCTAGAGAACTACGCTCAAGCGCTACGGTCGTGGTTCTCTCCTCAAGCTTCAAACCCTACCCTGCTGCTCTATGGCTGCAATGTGGCTGCCGGAGATGCGGGCGAAGAGTTGATTGAGAAGTTGCACCAACTCACTGGTGCCGATATTGCTGCTTCTCGTCAAGTGATTGGTCAAGGGTACTGGTCGCTAGAGGTTAGCCCGACTCAGACTACTGCCCTCGCCCCCTTTAGCACTCCCGTACTCGCCTCTTGGGCCGGCAAATTGGCTCCTATCATTAATAATCTCAGCAATTCATCTTATAGCGAGCAAGGTCCTGCCTATATCTTAGATAACGACATTACCTTCTCCGGAGGCACAAATTACAAAAATGGTTACATCGAGTTCAGCCTTGGGACAGCCACCTCGTTTGACTTTTTAACTTTAGCAACGGACGGCAGTCCAGCCATCGGCAACGGTCAGATCTCGATTGTTGGCAATGCCGTCTACGTAGGGAATGGCAGTGCCGCCTCGGTCATCGGCAATGTTGACTCTACATTTGATGGCCAAAACGGCCAAAAACTGCGTATTAACTTCTCCGCAGGCTTTGAGAATGGCAATTTCAATTTGGGAACAAGTGGAAGCACAACGATCACAGGTTGGACTGGTGTCAACCAGCAGGTAAGGTTCGGCATCGACACGATTGCCGGGTTGCCCACTCCCGTGGATACCACCTTTCCAGGTAATAACGTTGATCGAGGGCAAAATATACCCCAGAACCCAGGAACATTTAGCACAGTACTCAGTAGTACCCAGAATGATGGGGGTGGCAATTCTGTTCAGTTAAGAAGTACTGGCATCACGACTAAGACTGGCTATGATATCGTGCGTGGCCCGTCTATTTACAGCAACGGCACGGTGCAACTGTCAGTCGGCGACCAGGTCTCTTTTGAATGGCAGGCGCAGGGTGGCGGTGATGCCTATGATGTTTACGGTTATCTTGTCGACGTCAACACTAACAACATAGTCACGATCCTTAACCAGACGGGGAATAGTGACACTGCCTCGACGACGTGGGCAAAACAAACCGTCAACATTACTCAATCAGGGGAATATCGGTTCGTTTTCGTTGCAGGTACGTTCGACTTTACAGGTGGTCGAGCGGCAGGGGCACAGCTCTTTATTGACGATGTGGTCGTGACCCAGGCCGTACCACCAGTTAACCCCAATGACAGCATATTGTCTGCGATCGCTCAAAGGGTTCAGTACAACAACACGTCTGATGCCCCTGAAACATCGAAAACGCTGACCGTCTCAGCCAAGAATAATCTTGGTGAGACTGCTAGTGGCACGGCCACAATCACGATTACCCCCGTCAACGACTTGCCCACTGGCACCGTCACCATCAATGGCACCCTCGCTCAAGGCCAAACCCTAACAGCAAACACTTCTACCCTGGCCGATGCCGATGGCCTAGGTACTCTGAACTACCAGTGGCAGCAGTCCACCGATGGCATCACTTGGGCAACGATTGCTGGGGCTACGGCCAATACTTTTACTCTCACCCAAGCGCAGGTCAACCAATTCGTGCGCTCGCAGGTCAGCTATACCGACGGCGACGGCAGCCTCGAAACCGTTAATAGCAATGCTACGGCAGCCAAAGTCAACGGCGCACCTACAGGCGGCGTCACTGTTGCCGGTACAGTAGAGCAGGGTTCGCTGCTCACCGCCACATCCACTCTGGGAGACCCCAATGGCCTAGGTACCTTAAACTACCAGTGGCAGCAGTCTACCGATGGCATGACCTGGACGACTATCTCTGGGGCCACGGCGAGCACGTTTACGCTGACCCAAGCCCAAGTTGGCCAGTTTGTAAGATCCCAGGTTAGCTACACCGATGGCGGTGGCAACCTCGAAACCGTTAATAGCAATGCCACAGCAACCAAAGTTGCTAACGTTAACGACGCACCCATGGGTGGCATTGCTGCTAGCGGCACTGCTACACAAAATGCTGTTCTCACCGTCGATACCTCTGCCCTGTCCGATGCCGATGGTCTGGGCGCTCTAAACTACCAGTGGCAACAATCTACCGATGGCACCACCTGGACTGCCATCACTGGGGCAACAGCGAGTACGTTTACGCTGACCCAAGCCCAGGTTGGTCAGTTTGTGCGATCGCAGGTGAGCTACACCGACGGTGGCGGCACCCTCGAAACGGTTTTTAGCAATGCAACAGCCACCACAATCGCCAACGTCAACGATGCTCCTGGTGGTTTGAGCCTTGCAAAGGTCTATCGAACTTCTATCGATGGTTATATCGATAATTTCGAGGTTTACAACCCAACAACCAACGTTTGGAAGACCCTAAACCCCATCGCCACGTCTACTCAGCTAGCAGTCTCGAGCAATAACGAGCTGTACATGCTGAACGATAATACCAATATTATTCAGCGCTATAACCCTGACACTGATACTTGGGTCGATGTACAGGCCGGGCCAAATGTCAATTGGGACTATGGCAACTTAGAGGTTACTAACAATAATGAGTTTATCCTTACAGCCCAGGGACAAACTACTCTCTACTACACTCAAGGTGGTACTTGGAATTCTTTGGCGTTGCCTGGAGGAGCGTCTACAGCGGCAGACTATGACCCAGTAACAGGTAAGTTTGTAGTTGGCCAATTTTCTCAGTATGGTGCTTGGGAAGTAAACCTAGCTACTGGTACCATCACGACGTTTAGTGTTGGTGGTCAGATTGACAGCGGTGAAACCCGACGATTCGGCGAAATTTACGACGGGCGCTACTATTCGCAGGGTTATAACTACCCAATTTACGCCTACGACTTGGCCAACAACACGCTGGCGCTTCAGCAGGTTAGCCCTGCTTACAACTCTGTAGGCAACTGGCTATCAGCGGCAGTAGATGCAGGCGAGGGGCTATTTTATCTAAATGGATTTAATAGTACCAACTTCTCTAGTTGGGACCCTGTGACCAATACCTTTGTCGCCCTGGCCCCAGCGTTAACGGCAAGCGGCCACAATACTCTAGCTGCTACGTCGGTTGGTGCTCCTGTTACCCTCAGTGGTGCTCCCCAACAAAACAGCGTACTCACCGCAAACACATCCAATTTAGTAGACCTAGATGGGTTGGGTGTGCTCAACTACCAGTGGCAGCAGTCTAGCGATGGCATCACCTGGACGGCGATCGCTGGAGCTACGGCAAGTACGTTCACTCTCACCCAAGAGCGCGTAGGTCAGTTTGTGCGGGCACGGGTGAGCTACGTTGATGGCTTTGGCGCTGCTGAGGAGGTCTTTAGCGCTCCTACAGCTAGCAAAATCGCCAACGTTAACGACCTACCTACAGGTGGCGTGACCCTCACCGGTAATGCAGAGCAAGGCTCACTGCTCACTGCCACTCCCACCCCCGATTTTGGCGATCTCGATGGCTTGGGTACCTTGAACTACCAGTGGCAGCAGTCTAGCGATGGCACCACCTGGACGACCATTGCTGGGGCTACAGCCAGTACCTTTACCCTCACCCAAGCACAGGTCGGTCAGTTTGTGCGGTCGCAGGTCAGCTTCACCGACGGCGGCGGCAGCCTCGAAACCGTTAACAGCAATGCTACAGCAGCCAAAGTAGCCAACGTTAACGACGCACCCACGGGCGGTGTCACCCTTAACGGCACCGGTACCCAAGGTCAAACTCTGACGGCAAATACCTCAAACCTGTCTGATGCCGATGGCCTCGGTACCCTGAACTACCAGTGGCAGCAGTCTACCGATGGCAACACCTGGACGACCATTGCTGGGGCTACGGCTAATACCTTTACCCTCACCCAAGCACAGGTCAACCAGTTCGTGCGATCGCAGGTAAGCTACACCGACGGCGGTGGCAGCCTCGAAACCGTTAACAGCAATGCTACGGCAGCTAAAGTAGCCAATGTTAACGACGCACCTACGGGCAGCGTCACCGTCAACGGCACCGTCGCCCAGGGTCAAATTCTGACTGCAAATACCTCTACCCTGGCCGATGCTGATGGCTTAGGTACTCTGAGCTACCAGTGGAAACAATCTAGCGATGGCATTACCTGGAGCAACATTGCCGGCGCGACTGGCAACACCTTTAGCCCCCGCAACGCTCAGGTAAGCCAGTTCTTGCAGGTAGCGGTGAGCTATGTGGATGGACAGGGCACTTCAGAGTCGCTGACGAGTGCGCCCACCAGCGGAAGCGTCGCGAAGTTCAACGCCACCTCTGACTTTAACAATGACGGTTCTGTTGACATCTTCTGGCGGCATCAAAGCGCTGGTCAGACAGTATTCTGGCTAATGGATAATATCAACTTTGCCGGGGGTGATTTTCTCTCACCGACTATAGAAGTAAAAGACGTGAACTGGGACATCAAAGCTTTGGGTGATCTCAATGGCGACGGCAAAGCTGACCTAGTCTGGCAAAACAAAGCCACTAATCAGGCTGCTGTTTGGCTCATGGATGGGGTTAATCTTACGTCCGGTGCTCTTCTTCCTAATGATGCTGCCTCTGGCTGGAAGGTAGTTGAATCTGGCAACTTCAACAAAGACACCAATGTCGACAAAAAAGACGACCTTCTCTGGCGTAACGCCAACACCGGTGAGCTTGCTGTTTGGTTCATGAATGGCACTAACTTTGTCTCTGGAGAGTTTATTACCGTTAATGCAGGTCTCGATTGGGAGGTGGGGGCCGTAGGCGACTTTACCAAGGATGGCAAGACAGACATCTTCTGGGAAAACCGCATTACCGGTGCCAACGTATTCTGGGAAATGGATGGTGCTACCTTCGTTAAAAGTCACCAAACCACTGCCGCTGCCGCTGAATGGAAGGCGAAGGGAGCCGCTGACTTTAACCAGGATGGCAACCTAGACCTACTGTGGCACAACCCAGGAACTGGGGAAAATGCGCTGTGGTTGATGAATGGCACAAATCTAGTAGAGGGCGTTACTACACTACCCACTACGGACGTTAGCTGGAACCCTGTCGTGTAG
- a CDS encoding Na+/H+ antiporter NhaC family protein: MDIGLAFGLSFGLLLVGAVQGIFIAYPLLLAMALFVGVLRRRGFSLQALAAMGWTGSQKALPVIGVLLIIGAVTASWMAAGTVPTLVYYGLQVVTPHSFVLVAFGLASAVSLLLGTSFGTVGTVGVALMIMVAGGENSGFDRHLIAGAIIAGAYVGDRASPMSSSALLIAAITRTDLYDNIRRMWRTSLLPLGLAIAIYAGFAGFAPVPLAESSLIADLATEFRLGPVTLLPAGVMVVLSLLRVPVQRAMVASTTTAIAVAVAYQHYSGWQVLQYLLTGFHLEADSPLNAIVLGGGVAAMLRVSLVVVISTAFVGIFAETRLLHRLERSLERVKTPGDRIWATTLLGTLSAAFGCTQTIAILLTQQLLGPTYHRTSAPPPALALDLENTVVVISPLIPWNIAGLVPATILGVNAGFIPFACYLYLVPLVGLVCAKGRSSPGEVLSSLPPSKGPTAKFDRFKKDI; encoded by the coding sequence ATGGATATTGGACTGGCCTTTGGGCTGTCGTTTGGGTTGCTGCTGGTGGGTGCGGTGCAGGGCATATTTATCGCCTATCCGCTGCTGCTGGCCATGGCCTTATTTGTGGGAGTGCTGCGCCGACGAGGCTTTTCGCTACAGGCGCTGGCGGCTATGGGGTGGACCGGCAGCCAAAAAGCCTTGCCCGTAATTGGGGTGCTGCTCATTATTGGTGCCGTCACCGCCAGTTGGATGGCGGCGGGCACGGTGCCAACGCTGGTGTACTACGGCCTCCAAGTGGTGACGCCCCACAGCTTTGTGTTGGTGGCCTTTGGCTTAGCTAGCGCTGTGTCACTGCTGCTGGGCACCTCCTTTGGCACTGTGGGCACTGTCGGGGTGGCGCTGATGATCATGGTGGCGGGGGGCGAAAATAGCGGGTTTGATCGCCACCTGATTGCCGGAGCAATTATTGCTGGAGCCTACGTGGGCGATCGCGCCTCACCCATGTCCTCTAGCGCGCTGCTGATCGCCGCCATCACTCGCACCGACCTCTACGACAACATTCGCCGCATGTGGCGCACCTCGCTGTTGCCCCTGGGGCTGGCGATCGCAATTTATGCTGGCTTTGCCGGGTTCGCCCCAGTGCCCTTGGCCGAGTCGAGCCTGATAGCCGACTTAGCGACTGAGTTTCGACTGGGGCCGGTGACGCTGCTGCCGGCGGGGGTCATGGTGGTGCTGTCATTGCTGCGGGTACCGGTGCAAAGGGCCATGGTGGCCAGCACCACCACGGCGATCGCCGTGGCGGTGGCCTATCAGCACTACAGCGGGTGGCAGGTGCTGCAATATCTGCTCACCGGGTTTCACCTAGAGGCTGACTCGCCGCTCAACGCTATTGTGCTGGGTGGCGGCGTGGCAGCGATGCTACGGGTGTCGCTGGTGGTAGTGATCTCGACCGCCTTTGTGGGCATTTTTGCCGAAACGCGGCTGCTACACCGGCTGGAGCGATCGCTAGAGCGGGTCAAAACACCGGGCGATCGCATCTGGGCCACCACCCTCCTTGGTACCCTCTCCGCCGCCTTTGGCTGCACCCAAACCATCGCCATTTTGCTGACCCAGCAGCTGCTCGGCCCTACCTACCACCGCACCTCTGCCCCGCCTCCTGCCCTAGCCCTCGACCTAGAAAACACCGTCGTGGTGATCTCCCCGTTAATTCCTTGGAACATCGCTGGGCTGGTTCCAGCCACTATTCTGGGGGTAAATGCGGGGTTTATTCCCTTTGCCTGCTATCTCTACCTGGTACCGCTAGTGGGTTTGGTCTGTGCTAAGGGGCGATCGTCGCCGGGTGAGGTCCTAAGCAGCTTGCCTCCAAGCAAAGGACCCACTGCTAAGTTTGATCGCTTTAAGAAGGACATTTAG